From the Winogradskyella forsetii genome, the window TATGGTATGCGATTGTTACAAGCAGGAGCAATTATATATTATCAACCAGATATTTTAGTAGAGCATTTGCAAGTTGGTACAGGTGGTCAACGAGATAAATCTAAAACGTTAAATATAAAATTGGAAAAGAAAAAACTTTATTTTTATTTTATTAAAAAGCATTTTTCAAAAGCTGTTTTAAAGAAAGAGTTTTATGTGTCTGTTATTTATGGTTTTAAAGTACTGTTGAAGAGAGCTAATTATAATGATGTAACTAATACAATAAAGGCGTATCGTTACATTAAGCGAAAGAATTGATACAATAATATATGTGTCTCTTAGTGCTAATTTAGAAAATGATATTGCCAAATTTATAATATATATGTAAATAAGCTTTTCTAAATCTGATTTATTAAAGAAATGGAATATAATGAAATGAATGATCATAATCCCTATATTATCGCCGAAATAGCACAAGCACATGATGGTAGTTTAGGTATGGCTCATGCCTATATTGATGCAGTTGCCAAAACAGGATGCCATGCCATAAAGTTTCAAACACATATTGCCGAGGCAGAAAGTAGTGTCCATGAACCGTTTAGAGTGAAATTTTCCAAACAAGATGCCACCCGGTTAGAGTATTGGAGACGTATGGAGTTTTCCCTAAAACAGTGGAAAGAAATTAAAACACATTGCGATGACGTCGGTATTGAGTTTATGAGTTCGCCATTTAGTAATGCTGCTGTGGATTTATTAGAGGAGGTCGGTGTGCGACGCTACAAAGTAGGATCTGGAGAAGTTAATAACTTGGTGTTATTAGAAAAGATTGCACAAACAGGTAAACCAGTAATCATATCTTCTGGTATGAGTTCTTTTAAAGAATTGGATCAAACCATAGCATTTTTAAAAGATAGACAAGTTGATGTTTCCGTTTTGCAATGTACTACGGCATATCCCACAAAACCAGAAGAGTTTGGTCTAAATGTAATTTCAGAATTAAAAAATAGATATAATATTCCCGTTGGGTTTTCCGATCATTCATCTTCCGTAGAAGCTTGTATCGCAGCAGTTGCTTTAGGGGCTGAGATTTTGGAATTTCATGTGGTGTTCGATAAGGATATGTTTGGGCCCGATGCAAAGGCGTCTTTAGATTTTAAAGAGACAACCCAATTGGTAAAAGCAGCACGGAATATTGCAATATCAATTGAGAACCCCATTGATAAATCAGACAATACTAATTTTTCAGAATTAAAAAGTATATTTGAAAAATCGTTGGCTATTAATACCGACTTAAAGAAAGGTCATGTAATTTGTTTTTCAGACTTAGAAACAAAAAAACCAAAAGGATGTGGTATTGATGCCTCATTATTTCATGAAGTTATAGGTAAAAGTTTAAACAAAGATCTTTTGCAGTGGTCTTTTTTAAATAGAGAAGATTTGGTCTAAGGGAAGTGGTAATAGTCTTAATTGAAAATTTAAAAATGATTACATTATAATTATTAGATTATTAAACATGAATGATAAAAAATTTTGTATAGATAGTTATAAGTATTTTAGTGATAAAGAAGGGAATCAACATATTGCTTCGCTTTATGCCCTTGAAAAAATAATAGATATTGTTAATATTAATAAACCAAAACGGATACTTGAGATTGGTTTGGGAATTGGCAGCATTGCATATACAGTAATGAAATATACTGAGGTTTCTGCATTAAATATGACTTATGAGGGAACTGAAGCAAATGAGTTTTGTTTAAATGCCATAAAGGAAAATTTGGGTAAGTATTCTAAAGATATTAAGGTTTACCAAAGTTTAGATGAGTTAAAACCCAGTAAAAAATATGATTTGGTAATTATTGATGGATCGGATGATTCTTTAAAAAAGGTAAAAGATATTATTTCGGAACATGGTGTTATTTTTATAGAAGGATGTCGAGCTCTACAGTTAGAAACAATCAATAACCTTTTTCCTAAGCATAAATATGCAAGTTGCGTTGCAGACTATAAAAATCCTGATTTCGGACCATTCCCCTCCAAAAATTGGTCAGGTGGAGGGCAATTAATATATATAAACCCTAACCTCTTGCAAGCTAAGCATTACGTAAAAGAAAGAGTGAAAACTTCATTTACATATAAGTTTACAAGAAAATTCTATACTGAACGAAAAATAATTTAACCAAATAGCATCGACTTGTTACACACTATATTTATTTCAATTATTGAAGTATTTAAACCTATAACATTAGTAGTTAATTTTTAAAACCATTTATGTCTCATCGAAAAATAGCTGTAGTTATTACAGCTCGTCCTTCATATAGTCGTGTTAAAACAGTATTAAAAGCTATTCAGGATAACCCTAGTTTAGAACTTCAACTTATTGTGGCAGCATCTGCCTTGTTAGAACGTTATGGGTCAGCAGTGAACTATATTATTAATGATGGCTTCGAAATTGCGGCAAAAGTGTTTAATGTTTTGGAAGGTGAAAATTTAACCGCAGCGGCCAAAACAACAGGTATTGGTATTTTGGAATTATCCACTGTATTCGAAAATTTAAAGCCAGATATCGTAGTGACTGTTGCAGATCGATTTGAAACTATGGCAACAGCAATAGCAGCTTCCTATATGAATATCCCTTTGGCTCATATACAAGGAGGGGAAGTTACAGGAAACATTGATGAAAAAGTAAGACATGCCATTACAAAATTGGCGGATTATCATTTTGTTGCATCAGAGGACGCTCATAATCGTGTGCTAAAATTAGGGGAAGAGCCGAAAATGATTTTTAATACGGGCTGTCCTTCAATTGATATTGCGAAAGATATTGCCAATTCAGATAAGTTACCTTTTGATCCTTATAAAATTTACGGTGGTGTTGGTGCCTCTCCAGATTTGTCAAAGGGTTATGTTGTTGTTATGCAACATCCTGTAACTACGGAATACAAAGATTCTAGAAGGCATGTAGAAGAAACCTTAGCTGTGGTAAGCCAGTTAAACTTACCGGTTTTATGGTTTTGGCCTAACGTAGATGCAGGAGCCGATGGTACGTCTTCGGGAATCCGTTCTTATAGGGAACATCATGAGTTGAATCACGTCCATTTTTTTAAAAATATGAAAGGTGATGATTTTTTGAATCTTTTAAATCACGCGTCCTGTTTGGTTGGTAATTCTAGTGTAGGTATTAGGGAATGTGCTTACTTAGGTGTGCCTGTAGTTAATATTGGTACGAGACAAAATAGAAGAGAACGCGGTGAAAATGTAATTGATGTGCCTTATAAACGAGATGCAATATATAAAGCCATACAAAATCAAATTAAAATAAAAAAAACATCGAAGTCCTTAGTTTATGGAGATGGTAATGCGGGTGAGAAAATAGCAAACCATTTAAGGCAATTGCCTCTCAAATTTCATAAAACGATAGTCTATTAAATGAGGGTTTTAGGAATTATACCAGCTCGTGGAGGTTCTAAAGGTGTGCCTGGTAAAAACATTAAAATGTTGGGCGGTAAACCACTCTTACAATATACAAGTGAAGTGGCATTGCATTCAAAATACCTAAATAAGGTTGTATTAAGTTCTGATGATGATGCTATTATAGAAAAGGGGAAAGCGTTAGGATTAGAAGTGCCGTTCAAAAGACCACAGGATTTAGCAACGGACCAATCACCTACATTGCCCGTAATATTGCATGCATTGGATTTTTATGCTGCTCAAGAAGAATTCTTTGACGCCGTGTGTTTATTACAAGTAACATCTCCTTTTCGTAAACTTGAATTTTTGGAAAGTGCTATTCAAAAGTTTATTCAAAATAAAACAGATTCTTTAATTTCAGTATTGGAAGTACCACATGAGTATAATCCGCATTGGGTCTTTAAAGAGGATAAGGAGGGTGAGTTAAAAATCGCAACTGGTGATACAAATATTATTTCCCGAAGACAAGATTTGCCAAAATCTTTTCATAGAGATGGAAGTATATATTTAACCAAAACTGAGGTGCTTAGAGACGAGTCATCACTTTATGGTGATAGTATTTCTTTCATAGAATCTCCTAAAGATTTTCATGTTAATATAGATACTTTGGCTGATTGGAAAAAAGCAGAGAAACTAGTTACGTATTTCAACAAATAATTTGAACTTTGGGTAATTAACATATATCAATAATACTAACGGTTTGGAAAAAAAACAAAAAAAAATCCTATTAATAATACCAGACGGTGTAAGTCTAAGAAACTTTGTTTACACATCGTTTTATAAACAGGCACAAGCCATGGGTTTGGAATTTGTTTTTCTGAATTTAACCCCTTTACCTCTTACAGATCTAGGATTGAAAGAAGTGGTGCCGAACCAGATGAGACAGCATCCATTAACAGATAGCTATAAGAATGCTAAAAAGCGAGTGGAACTGAATCAATTTATTAAAAGATTTAATGATAAAGTATATCATAAATATTGGTTTCCGTTAAAAAATTCAGGATATAAAAGTGTTATAAAAAATAATATTACCAAGATATTAATTGGAATTTTCAATAGCGAAAAAGGGCTGTTAACCATTCGCAGACGTATTAAAAATTTAGAAAGTAAAACGGCTTATTATAAGTCTTGCTACGAAATTATTAAACAAGAGCAACCTGATCTTGTGTATTGTGCAAGTCAGCGTGCAGTTCTGGCTATTGCACCTATTCAAGCTGCAAAAGAGTTAGACATTCCAACCGTAGGTTTTGTGTTTTCATGGGATAATTTACCTAAATCTATGCTCGATGTAGAAACCGATTATTACCATGTTTGGTCGGAACACATGAAACAAGAGTTGCTGAGGTACTATCCATTTGTAAAAGAAATTCAAATTACGGTTACGGGAACACCGCAGTTTGAACCTCATTTTAATTCTGACTTGAAAGTTAGCAAAGCAGATTTTTATAACTACCATGGCTTAGATAAAAAAATCACCTATTTCTGTTTTAGTGGAGATGATATCACAACATCGCCTCAAGACCCTTTGTATTTAAGGGATGTTGCTTTGGCTATAGAAAATCTGAATAAGGATGGGTATCAACTGGGAATAATATTCAGGCGGTGTCCTGTGGATTTTTCGGATCGATTTGATGCAGTTTTAGAAGAATTTAAAAATAGTATTGTACCCGTTGCACCTTTATGGAAAGTTGTGGAAGATGGATGGAATGCCAAATTGCCAACTCCAGCAGATCAAAAGTTATTAGTTTCTTTAACAGAACACACAGCAGGCGTCATCAATTTAGGCTCGTCTATGGTATTCGATTATGTGTCACACCTAAAACCTTGTGGCTATATGAATTACCATTATACGGCGAATAATGTAGTTGAAAAAGGTGTCCATGTCTATGACTATGTTCATTTTAGATCAATGCCTAAGACCAATGCAGTTTACTGGTTAGACAGCCCGGAGCATATAAAGGATAGTTTACTAAACATGCTAGATACATCAACGAACGGAATAATTAAAAACGGAACACAGTGGTTTCAATATATAAATATGCATCCTGCAACTGAGGCGTCAAATCGTATTTTGCACAACATTTGTAGCTTGGTTGATAAATAAGATGTATGAAAATTGGTTTTATTACTCCAGAATATCCTCATCCTAAGATTAAGCAAGTTGCAGGTCTTGGGACAAGTATCGGGAATTTAATACAAGCTTTGGAAGCAAAAGGTCATACGATTTATGTTTTCGTTTATGGTCATAGTGAAGATGATTTTTTTGTAGAACGTAATATTCATTATTATTTAATTGGAGATATATCTTATACTTTTGGAAAATGGTATAGATATAGAAAGCATATTCAAAATGTCGTCCAGGATATTATTCGAAAAGAATCTTTACAGATTATAGAGGTGCCGGACTGGACCGGTATTTCAGCTTTTATGAAATTTTCAGTGCCAATGGTCATGAGATTTCATGGTAGCGATTGTTATTTTTGCCATTTAGAAGGGCGTCAACAGAAATGGAAAAATAAGTTATTTGAACATTTGGCAGTTAAAGGAGCAAATGCATATATCGCACCGACAACTTTCGCAGGCCAATTAACGAAGTCCTTATTTAAGATTTCAGATCAGAAAATTATTGAAACCATTTGCCATGGTTTACAAATAAACGAATTTAAGAATTTAGAACCTTCCATATTTGAGTCACGAACAATGCTCTATATGGGTACCATAGTCAGAAAAAAAGGAGTACTAGAGTTGTCCTCAATATTCAATTTAGTAAAAGTGCAGATTCCAGATGCTAGGTTGATTGTAATTGGTAGTGATGCATCGGATATTTCAACAGGAAGTTCTTCAACGTGGGAATTAATGAAGCAAGAAATTAAGGACAGTTACTTGAAAGATGTTGAATATATAGGGAGAATTCCCTATAACGAAGTGCAAACTTTCATTAAAAAAGCACATGCTTGTGTTTTTCCTACGTTTGCTGAGTCTTTTGGTATGGTCACAGTAGAGGCCATGGCTTTACAAAAGCCTGTTGTCAATAGTAATATTGGTTGGGCCCAAGAATTAATGGAGGATGGAAAAAGCGGTTTTTTAGTCGATCCGAAAGCACATCAAGTTTATGCAGACAAAATAATTACCTTGTTCCAAGATGAAAACTTATGTCAAAGAATAGGGAAGGAGGCAAGACGTTATGTTGAATTGCATTTTAATATGAAGAATCAGGCCGTTAAAAACATTGAGTTTTATAATAAAATACTTGAATTATGATTGTACTGCTTCATAATGAAAATAAAGTAATTCGAGTTTATAATACCGAAGGTTTAAATGCCATAGAGATATCAACACATTTATCTATTATTAGGGTGTTGTATGATTTAGCCGAAACATTTCCAAATAACGTTTTAGTATGGAGCCATATTTCCCATGAAAAAGCTATTAATTTTCATAAGATAGAAAATACTATTGTTCTGAAAAATGAAATGTGTTCGTTTTCTACTGTACCATACTTACCAGACGCCATAGGTTATGTAGATCAATCACCATTTATTAGTGTTAACAGAAAAGTAAAATATCCAACTTGGGTGATGAGTTCCCAAATAGGTGCTATACATGCTAGTCAGATGATTAAGTTTAAAACTATTGTTGAAGACAATGACTTTGGTTATGCTTTAAATTCAATTGCAAAATTAGGAATGCCAAGAGGATTATTTTGCTATTCTGAGCCAGGATTATTCATAAATGACACTAACATAATAAATCAGAGAGCATCAATAGGAACTTTATTCAAATTTGTCAAGCAACATTATAAAATACAGTGGATTTTCTTTTTGTTCCTAACTTATTTATGGTACGAAAAAAGGATTAAAATAATAGGGTTGATAATGTCTTTATTTTATTCACATCGCTATTTTCAGGAAGTTATTGAGCCTGTTCCCAATTCAAATGGGTCATTACAAATTGAGAAACCCTCTATGGATGTTGTTATCCCGACTATTGGTAGAAAGAAATTTTTATATGATGTATTACAAGATCTAAGGCATCAAACTGTTTTGCCAAATCGTGTTATTATCATTGAACAAAACCCTCTAGAAGATAGTAATTCTGAGTTGGACTATTTAACCACAGAAACTTGGCCTTTTATAATAGACCATACATTTACGCATCAGGCAGGTGCTTGTAATGCTCGAAATATTGCTATAAATAAAGTGACAAGTGATTGGTTGTTCTTTGCAGATGATGATATACGAATAGAAAAAGGATTTGTTGAATCGGTTTTTTACAACCTGAAAAAATATAACGCTAACGCCTGTGTTCTAAGTTGTTTATTGGAGGGACAAATACAAACCTACACAGAGTTTCATCAGACTTCTATATTCGGATCCGGTTGTTCAGTTGTAAAAACCAACTTTGCTAAAAAAGTAGATTTTGATGAAAAACTGGAATTTGGCTTTGGAGAAGATTATCTATATGGTTTGGAATTAAGAAATAATGGGGCAAATGTTGTATATTTTCCTAGTCCAGCAATAATTCATCTAAAAGCATCCATAGGTGGATTTCGAACAAAATATGTGCAGCCATGGGAAAATGAAAAAATACAACCAAAGCCATCTCCAACAATTATGTATGTCAATCTTAAATATAAAACTGTAACACAATTATTGGGTAGTAAAGCCTTATTATTCTTAAAAATGTTTGCGCGGACTGAGCTTTCTAAAAAGGTAACTTTATACAAACAGTTTAACTTGAGATGGAAGGCTTCTAAATCTTGGGCCAAAAAACTATAAGATATGTTAAATGTATATACATATACTTCATTTCTTACTCCGGAGCACAGAGGTCGAGTATTTCCTTTATTATTGGATCTTTGGTATAAAAAGGACACTAATATTGCAAGATATTATTCTATAACTGACCGCATAAAGGACGCAAATATTATAATTCTACCTCTGGAATATAATTATATAAAAGCTTTACAACCTCAATTAAAATTTAAGTTTTTACAGTTGGCACAAGCCTATAGCATACCTTTGTGGATATACACTGGTGGAGATTTTGGTTATTCGTTTAAAGAAAAGGAAATTTATAATTTCAGACTCGGAGGTTTTCATTCTAAAATGAATGATCAAACATTTATAATGCCTTCATTTATAGTGGATCCCTATCAGTTCGTTTTAAAACGTGAATTTAAGCCCAATACCAAATCTATCTTGCCTAAAATTGGTTTTGTTGGTCATGCCGATGGTGGGTTCTTAAAACTTATAAAAGAATATGTGGCTTATTTAAAAGTTAACGTCTTTGGAAGATTTATAAAGCAACAGCATATAGATTATCAATCATTTTATCCATCGAGTATAAAAAGAGCTCAAATTTTAAATAAATTAAACAATAACGAAAATCTTCATTCAAACTTTATATTCAGAAGTCAATACAGGGCAGGAATTCAAACAGAATCAGATAAAGCTCAGTCCACTATTGAGTTTTTTGAAAACATGGAAAAATCAGGTTATATATTTTGTTTACGTGGCGTAGGCAATTTTTCCGTACGCTTATATGAAACTCTGGCCATGGGAAGAATACCTGTATTAATAAATACGGATTGTAGGTTGCCAATGGATTGGAAAATTGATTGGCTTAAACATATAGTGCATATTGAAAGCTTTAAAATTAAGGATATAGAAACAAATATTGTAGATTTTCATAAGCGGTTAAGTATTTCGGAATTTGTTAACTTGCAATTCGAAAATAGAACCTTGTGGAAAAAACACATGAATAGGAATGCCTTTTTTATAGAAATATACAATGTGTTTAAAGAGCAATAAAATATGAAGTTTTCTTTAATTGTATGCACATATATGCGACCAATTGCGCTGATGGATTTATTAAAAACTGTGGAAACACAGGATTTGTATCCAAATGAGATTCTGATTATAGATGGCTCTTCTAATAATGAAACTAGGGATATGCTCGTTGTAAATGAATTTAAGAATCTCAGCTATTTTAAAGTCGATGACGAGGACAGAGGGCTAACCAAACAGCGCAATTATGGAATCTCTAAGGTGTCCGACAAAAGTGAGGTGGTTTGTTTTTTAGATGATGATATTACTTTAAGTACATCTTATTTCAAAAGCCTCATTGGAACTTATGAGCAAAAACCTGAAGCTTTAGGTGTTGGAGGTTATATTATTAAGGAAGTATGTTGGGAGAATTCAAATGTAGAGGCATCTTCAAATTATTTCTGCATTGATGGTTGGAAAAGAAAAGAACCAAGCAGGTTTAAAGCCCGAAAGGCATTGGGCTTACACCCAGATGTTTGGCCGGGCATATTACCGTCGTTTTCCCATATGCGAGCGATAAGTTTTTTACCGCCCTCAGGGAAAGTTTATCCGGTGGAACTATTTATGGGAGGCGTGGCTTCATATAAAAAATCAGTATTTCAATCCTTATCATTTTCAACCTATTTTGAAGGGTACGGACTTTATGAGGATGCAGATTTCTGTTTAAGATTATCTAAAATAGGGCAATTGTATGTAAATACTGCAGCAACATGCGAGCATCATCATGAGGCAGAGGGTCGTCCTAATATGTATAAATATGGTAAAATGGTCATTAGAAATGGATGGTATATTTGGCGCGTTAAATATAACAACCCTAAATTGAAAGCCAGATTAAAATGGCACCTAACAGCTTTTTTATTGATGAATTTGAATTTTATAGGAGGTATTAAATCTATGAATAAAAATTTTGAAATACAAGAAAGTTTTGGACGGGCAGTAGGATGGTGGAGCTTGCTATTTGATAAGCCGGAAATTAAACATCATGATTAGTAAATTTAAAAAAGACTTACGTAAATATAAGGAATACGGCAAATCCAATACTTTAGTTTTGTTGCTTACACAGCAGGGGCTTTGGGCTTTGTTTGTGTATCGTATGTCTAATTCTATATATGTTAGTCCAATGCCTCGTTTTCTTAAACGCTTACTATTGATACCATGCCTAATGGCTCAAAAATGGATAGAGATTCTCACAGGAATTTCGTTGCCTTATGCAGCCAGTATTGGTGAACGGTTTTATATTGGGCATTTTGGAGGCATTATTATAAACGCCAATGCCGTTATAGGAAATGATTGTAATATTTCCCAAGGTGTTACCATTGGTGTCAGTGGCATTGAA encodes:
- a CDS encoding glycosyltransferase family 4 protein, which translates into the protein MKIGFITPEYPHPKIKQVAGLGTSIGNLIQALEAKGHTIYVFVYGHSEDDFFVERNIHYYLIGDISYTFGKWYRYRKHIQNVVQDIIRKESLQIIEVPDWTGISAFMKFSVPMVMRFHGSDCYFCHLEGRQQKWKNKLFEHLAVKGANAYIAPTTFAGQLTKSLFKISDQKIIETICHGLQINEFKNLEPSIFESRTMLYMGTIVRKKGVLELSSIFNLVKVQIPDARLIVIGSDASDISTGSSSTWELMKQEIKDSYLKDVEYIGRIPYNEVQTFIKKAHACVFPTFAESFGMVTVEAMALQKPVVNSNIGWAQELMEDGKSGFLVDPKAHQVYADKIITLFQDENLCQRIGKEARRYVELHFNMKNQAVKNIEFYNKILEL
- a CDS encoding N-acetylneuraminate synthase family protein; the encoded protein is MEYNEMNDHNPYIIAEIAQAHDGSLGMAHAYIDAVAKTGCHAIKFQTHIAEAESSVHEPFRVKFSKQDATRLEYWRRMEFSLKQWKEIKTHCDDVGIEFMSSPFSNAAVDLLEEVGVRRYKVGSGEVNNLVLLEKIAQTGKPVIISSGMSSFKELDQTIAFLKDRQVDVSVLQCTTAYPTKPEEFGLNVISELKNRYNIPVGFSDHSSSVEACIAAVALGAEILEFHVVFDKDMFGPDAKASLDFKETTQLVKAARNIAISIENPIDKSDNTNFSELKSIFEKSLAINTDLKKGHVICFSDLETKKPKGCGIDASLFHEVIGKSLNKDLLQWSFLNREDLV
- a CDS encoding glycosyltransferase family 2 protein; protein product: MIVLLHNENKVIRVYNTEGLNAIEISTHLSIIRVLYDLAETFPNNVLVWSHISHEKAINFHKIENTIVLKNEMCSFSTVPYLPDAIGYVDQSPFISVNRKVKYPTWVMSSQIGAIHASQMIKFKTIVEDNDFGYALNSIAKLGMPRGLFCYSEPGLFINDTNIINQRASIGTLFKFVKQHYKIQWIFFLFLTYLWYEKRIKIIGLIMSLFYSHRYFQEVIEPVPNSNGSLQIEKPSMDVVIPTIGRKKFLYDVLQDLRHQTVLPNRVIIIEQNPLEDSNSELDYLTTETWPFIIDHTFTHQAGACNARNIAINKVTSDWLFFADDDIRIEKGFVESVFYNLKKYNANACVLSCLLEGQIQTYTEFHQTSIFGSGCSVVKTNFAKKVDFDEKLEFGFGEDYLYGLELRNNGANVVYFPSPAIIHLKASIGGFRTKYVQPWENEKIQPKPSPTIMYVNLKYKTVTQLLGSKALLFLKMFARTELSKKVTLYKQFNLRWKASKSWAKKL
- a CDS encoding serine O-acetyltransferase, with the translated sequence MISKFKKDLRKYKEYGKSNTLVLLLTQQGLWALFVYRMSNSIYVSPMPRFLKRLLLIPCLMAQKWIEILTGISLPYAASIGERFYIGHFGGIIINANAVIGNDCNISQGVTIGVSGIEQKRGVPTIGNNVYIGANAVVVGKINVGDGAVIGANSLVTKDVLSNTTVLGVPAVKINEHNSKGYI
- a CDS encoding UDP-glycosyltransferase, which gives rise to MEKKQKKILLIIPDGVSLRNFVYTSFYKQAQAMGLEFVFLNLTPLPLTDLGLKEVVPNQMRQHPLTDSYKNAKKRVELNQFIKRFNDKVYHKYWFPLKNSGYKSVIKNNITKILIGIFNSEKGLLTIRRRIKNLESKTAYYKSCYEIIKQEQPDLVYCASQRAVLAIAPIQAAKELDIPTVGFVFSWDNLPKSMLDVETDYYHVWSEHMKQELLRYYPFVKEIQITVTGTPQFEPHFNSDLKVSKADFYNYHGLDKKITYFCFSGDDITTSPQDPLYLRDVALAIENLNKDGYQLGIIFRRCPVDFSDRFDAVLEEFKNSIVPVAPLWKVVEDGWNAKLPTPADQKLLVSLTEHTAGVINLGSSMVFDYVSHLKPCGYMNYHYTANNVVEKGVHVYDYVHFRSMPKTNAVYWLDSPEHIKDSLLNMLDTSTNGIIKNGTQWFQYINMHPATEASNRILHNICSLVDK
- a CDS encoding O-methyltransferase, which translates into the protein MNDKKFCIDSYKYFSDKEGNQHIASLYALEKIIDIVNINKPKRILEIGLGIGSIAYTVMKYTEVSALNMTYEGTEANEFCLNAIKENLGKYSKDIKVYQSLDELKPSKKYDLVIIDGSDDSLKKVKDIISEHGVIFIEGCRALQLETINNLFPKHKYASCVADYKNPDFGPFPSKNWSGGGQLIYINPNLLQAKHYVKERVKTSFTYKFTRKFYTERKII
- a CDS encoding glycosyltransferase family 2 protein, which encodes MKFSLIVCTYMRPIALMDLLKTVETQDLYPNEILIIDGSSNNETRDMLVVNEFKNLSYFKVDDEDRGLTKQRNYGISKVSDKSEVVCFLDDDITLSTSYFKSLIGTYEQKPEALGVGGYIIKEVCWENSNVEASSNYFCIDGWKRKEPSRFKARKALGLHPDVWPGILPSFSHMRAISFLPPSGKVYPVELFMGGVASYKKSVFQSLSFSTYFEGYGLYEDADFCLRLSKIGQLYVNTAATCEHHHEAEGRPNMYKYGKMVIRNGWYIWRVKYNNPKLKARLKWHLTAFLLMNLNFIGGIKSMNKNFEIQESFGRAVGWWSLLFDKPEIKHHD
- a CDS encoding glycosyltransferase family 47 protein gives rise to the protein MLNVYTYTSFLTPEHRGRVFPLLLDLWYKKDTNIARYYSITDRIKDANIIILPLEYNYIKALQPQLKFKFLQLAQAYSIPLWIYTGGDFGYSFKEKEIYNFRLGGFHSKMNDQTFIMPSFIVDPYQFVLKREFKPNTKSILPKIGFVGHADGGFLKLIKEYVAYLKVNVFGRFIKQQHIDYQSFYPSSIKRAQILNKLNNNENLHSNFIFRSQYRAGIQTESDKAQSTIEFFENMEKSGYIFCLRGVGNFSVRLYETLAMGRIPVLINTDCRLPMDWKIDWLKHIVHIESFKIKDIETNIVDFHKRLSISEFVNLQFENRTLWKKHMNRNAFFIEIYNVFKEQ
- a CDS encoding acylneuraminate cytidylyltransferase family protein — encoded protein: MRVLGIIPARGGSKGVPGKNIKMLGGKPLLQYTSEVALHSKYLNKVVLSSDDDAIIEKGKALGLEVPFKRPQDLATDQSPTLPVILHALDFYAAQEEFFDAVCLLQVTSPFRKLEFLESAIQKFIQNKTDSLISVLEVPHEYNPHWVFKEDKEGELKIATGDTNIISRRQDLPKSFHRDGSIYLTKTEVLRDESSLYGDSISFIESPKDFHVNIDTLADWKKAEKLVTYFNK
- the neuC gene encoding UDP-N-acetylglucosamine 2-epimerase, whose amino-acid sequence is MSHRKIAVVITARPSYSRVKTVLKAIQDNPSLELQLIVAASALLERYGSAVNYIINDGFEIAAKVFNVLEGENLTAAAKTTGIGILELSTVFENLKPDIVVTVADRFETMATAIAASYMNIPLAHIQGGEVTGNIDEKVRHAITKLADYHFVASEDAHNRVLKLGEEPKMIFNTGCPSIDIAKDIANSDKLPFDPYKIYGGVGASPDLSKGYVVVMQHPVTTEYKDSRRHVEETLAVVSQLNLPVLWFWPNVDAGADGTSSGIRSYREHHELNHVHFFKNMKGDDFLNLLNHASCLVGNSSVGIRECAYLGVPVVNIGTRQNRRERGENVIDVPYKRDAIYKAIQNQIKIKKTSKSLVYGDGNAGEKIANHLRQLPLKFHKTIVY